From the Pedobacter cryoconitis genome, one window contains:
- a CDS encoding amino acid permease: MLFKKPITLLIEEQKNKDGNGLTRTLGPYNLIALGIGAIVGAGIFSLTGIVASENAGPAVILSFILAGVACAFCALCYAEYASMIPVAGSAYTYTYATLGEFMAWIIGWDLVLEYALASATVAVSWSSYAVKLLAQLQIHLPPELTSSPFDPVKLADGTLLQGGIINLPAVFIVVILSLVLVKGTQESATINNLLVILKISVILLFIALGWSFINTANYSPFIPENTGEFGHFGWSGIVRGAAVVFFGFIGFDAVSTAAQEAKNPQKDMPIGIIGSLLVATVLYVAFSYVMTGLAPYTAFKGDASPAATAFAVTGYHFLNSALIIAILAGYTSVILVMLLGQSRVFYSMSKDGLLPGFFSNIHPRFKTPWKSNLFFLVFVGLLAGLVPISDLGHMVSIGTLFAFSLVALGVIILRRTNPEIPRSFKVPFVPLVPILGIAVCVCLMAGLPIESWERLFIWMAAGIVFYFLYGKKNSKLRKQHRESNGNPEL, from the coding sequence ATGCTGTTCAAAAAACCAATAACACTGCTCATAGAAGAACAAAAAAATAAGGACGGGAATGGGCTTACCCGAACATTGGGCCCTTATAATCTGATCGCATTAGGTATTGGCGCAATTGTCGGGGCCGGGATCTTCTCGCTTACCGGAATCGTCGCTTCTGAAAATGCAGGGCCTGCCGTTATTCTATCTTTCATTCTTGCAGGTGTAGCTTGTGCATTTTGTGCGCTTTGTTATGCAGAATATGCATCTATGATACCCGTTGCTGGTTCTGCTTATACTTACACTTACGCTACATTAGGTGAATTTATGGCCTGGATTATCGGCTGGGATTTAGTTCTTGAATATGCACTGGCCTCTGCCACAGTTGCGGTAAGCTGGTCTAGTTATGCCGTCAAATTATTAGCACAATTACAAATCCATCTGCCACCTGAATTAACCAGCTCTCCATTTGATCCGGTCAAACTAGCTGATGGAACGCTTTTACAAGGAGGAATTATCAACCTACCCGCAGTTTTTATTGTTGTTATCCTTTCATTGGTTTTAGTTAAAGGGACACAAGAATCTGCAACTATAAATAATTTACTGGTAATTTTAAAAATAAGTGTTATCCTTCTTTTCATTGCCTTAGGCTGGTCTTTCATCAATACAGCTAATTACAGCCCGTTTATTCCTGAAAACACAGGAGAATTCGGACATTTCGGCTGGTCTGGAATTGTAAGAGGCGCAGCTGTTGTCTTTTTTGGCTTTATTGGTTTTGATGCAGTCTCTACCGCCGCCCAGGAAGCTAAAAACCCACAAAAAGATATGCCTATTGGTATTATTGGTTCTTTATTGGTAGCGACGGTTCTGTATGTTGCTTTCTCTTATGTGATGACTGGTCTGGCTCCTTATACGGCGTTTAAAGGTGATGCAAGCCCTGCTGCTACCGCTTTTGCGGTCACAGGCTATCATTTTTTGAACAGCGCATTAATCATCGCCATTCTAGCTGGTTATACTTCTGTAATTTTAGTCATGTTACTAGGGCAATCACGTGTTTTCTATAGCATGTCCAAAGATGGACTATTACCCGGATTCTTCAGTAATATTCATCCCCGTTTTAAAACACCATGGAAAAGCAACTTGTTTTTCCTGGTATTCGTAGGACTATTAGCTGGCCTGGTCCCAATTTCAGATTTGGGTCACATGGTCAGCATCGGAACTTTATTTGCTTTCTCATTGGTAGCACTTGGAGTAATCATTTTAAGACGTACAAACCCGGAAATCCCAAGGTCATTTAAAGTACCTTTTGTTCCTCTTGTTCCAATTCTGGGTATCGCTGTATGTGTCTGCTTAATGGCCGGTTTACCTATTGAAAGCTGGGAACGTCTATTTATCTGGATGGCCGCAGGAATAGTTTTTTACTTCCTTTACGGAAAAAAGAACAGCAAACTCAGAAAACAACACCGGGAAAGTAATGGTAACCCGGAATTATAG
- a CDS encoding TetR/AcrR family transcriptional regulator, with protein MRPKNLEKEQAIRTIALQIIAEEGLENLSMQKLAKAANVSPRTIYIKYENKEDLLITLFIEDVLGAYEKAVLENFNPEVDFPQGVKKIWLNTFRYLKENRNSFALLQYGKSSPLLNKAFQKENIKQGHFFAPIHHFLRSNVSKNIIRDFPHDVHRAMLFSPLLDLVNEYFDYQERPEQIITEKIILECCEAVIKGMLK; from the coding sequence ATGAGACCAAAAAATTTAGAAAAAGAGCAAGCGATCCGTACCATAGCATTACAGATAATTGCAGAGGAGGGATTGGAGAATTTGAGCATGCAGAAGCTTGCGAAAGCAGCTAATGTTTCTCCTCGTACCATTTATATCAAATATGAAAATAAGGAAGACCTCTTAATTACGCTTTTTATTGAAGATGTATTAGGAGCCTATGAAAAAGCTGTATTGGAGAATTTTAATCCGGAGGTGGATTTTCCACAGGGGGTTAAAAAGATCTGGCTGAACACTTTTCGATATCTGAAAGAGAACAGAAACTCTTTCGCACTGCTCCAGTATGGGAAATCGTCACCGCTGCTAAACAAAGCCTTCCAAAAAGAAAATATTAAACAAGGACATTTCTTTGCACCTATACATCATTTTTTACGATCAAATGTCTCCAAAAATATCATCAGGGATTTTCCGCATGATGTACATCGGGCTATGTTGTTTTCTCCACTGCTAGACCTGGTTAATGAATATTTTGACTATCAGGAGAGGCCAGAGCAAATTATTACAGAAAAGATAATTTTAGAATGCTGCGAGGCAGTGATCAAAGGAATGCTTAAATAA
- a CDS encoding ABC1 kinase family protein, with protein MMENQKRKLKRTASLVKILAKYGFEELLNNTSSESSTNDSSLTVYERIRMALEELGPTYVKFGQAFSSREDLLPEEMIMELQKLQDKVESRPIDVRSLLKTDLGIDPEEFFTHIAEEPFASASISQVYKAELKNGQPVILKIKRPGIREVVASDMLIMKDIAGFLTSYSDAFRKINLVEVLEAFEKSIFQELSFLNELANIERFSRNFKGNEAIYLASAYPELSNDNILCMEFIAGAKITDKEAIVSMGLSPEKITHSGLDLYLTQVLEHGFFHADPHPGNLLVLKSGQISFIDFGSMGSMMPTEKVMLEDFVSYFMAQDARRLIATMKKMAIRFNVADESKLERDIHEFFNLLDGVSLEQMDIKEVLSKFSAILNNNEILMPDHLYLLVRGIVLIEGIGRALVPDLNILDSLRPYILKIAFRRLSPEELKKSGLKLLRTLTEALKTMPDDVQSIISKLNSGDLKIVQEVKDLPAIKKTIDRGMSNLSLSVFMSGLLITSAILILADKPPKFNGIPVLAIGGLVISLIVGIVILVSAIFKKK; from the coding sequence ATGATGGAAAACCAGAAGAGAAAACTCAAAAGAACGGCATCGCTTGTTAAAATATTGGCGAAGTACGGATTTGAGGAATTATTGAATAATACAAGCAGTGAATCCAGTACGAATGATTCATCATTGACTGTTTACGAACGTATAAGAATGGCTCTGGAAGAGTTAGGGCCAACTTATGTGAAATTCGGGCAGGCCTTTAGCAGCAGAGAAGATTTGCTGCCTGAGGAAATGATTATGGAATTACAGAAGTTACAGGATAAAGTGGAGTCCAGGCCAATAGATGTGAGAAGTTTGCTCAAAACAGATCTGGGCATTGATCCTGAAGAGTTCTTTACACATATTGCGGAAGAGCCTTTTGCTTCTGCTTCAATATCACAGGTTTACAAAGCAGAATTGAAAAATGGTCAGCCAGTAATCCTGAAAATAAAACGTCCGGGAATACGTGAAGTAGTTGCTTCAGATATGTTGATCATGAAAGATATCGCCGGGTTCTTAACGAGTTACAGTGATGCATTTCGCAAAATTAATCTTGTAGAGGTACTGGAAGCATTCGAGAAGTCTATTTTTCAGGAACTTTCCTTTCTGAATGAACTGGCGAATATTGAACGCTTTTCCCGAAACTTTAAAGGAAATGAAGCGATTTACCTGGCAAGCGCTTATCCTGAGTTATCTAATGATAATATCCTGTGCATGGAATTTATTGCAGGGGCTAAAATAACAGATAAGGAAGCTATTGTTTCAATGGGATTGAGTCCGGAGAAAATTACCCACAGTGGTCTGGATCTTTATTTAACACAAGTATTGGAACATGGTTTCTTTCATGCAGATCCACATCCCGGAAATTTGCTGGTTCTGAAAAGTGGTCAGATTTCCTTTATAGATTTTGGCTCTATGGGCAGTATGATGCCCACAGAGAAGGTGATGCTGGAAGATTTTGTTTCCTATTTTATGGCGCAGGATGCCAGAAGATTAATCGCTACCATGAAAAAAATGGCGATCCGGTTTAATGTAGCTGATGAAAGCAAACTGGAAAGGGATATTCATGAGTTTTTTAATTTGCTGGACGGGGTTTCTCTGGAGCAAATGGATATTAAGGAAGTGTTAAGTAAGTTTTCGGCCATCCTCAATAACAATGAGATACTCATGCCTGACCATCTTTACCTTTTAGTTCGTGGGATTGTATTAATTGAAGGTATTGGCAGAGCGCTTGTACCAGATTTAAATATTCTGGATAGCTTACGCCCTTATATTTTAAAGATTGCATTCCGCAGGCTTAGTCCCGAAGAACTGAAGAAAAGTGGTTTAAAACTCTTAAGGACATTGACCGAAGCTTTGAAAACTATGCCTGATGATGTGCAGTCGATTATCAGCAAGCTGAACAGTGGAGATTTAAAAATTGTACAGGAAGTGAAGGATTTACCCGCCATTAAAAAGACAATAGACCGCGGGATGTCCAATCTTAGTTTGAGTGTTTTTATGTCTGGATTATTAATCACTTCTGCTATTCTGATTCTGGCAGATAAACCCCCTAAGTTTAATGGTATACCGGTTTTGGCAATAGGCGGACTGGTTATCAGTTTGATAGTGGGGATAGTTATCCTGGTATCAGCAATCTTTAAAAAGAAATAG
- a CDS encoding FAD-dependent oxidoreductase produces MNTIENKKIAIVGGGPGGLTLARILQNRGAAVKVYERDADSEARPKGATLDLHYESGLKAIIEAGLMDEFKANYRPGADKLRIVDQHANIVFDDQGNREESEAKESFRPEIDRGPLQQILLNSLLPGTVEWDCRFVSLSPQNEGWKLEFQNGTAAYADLVIAADGANSKIRPYMTPVKAIYSGVTVVEGAVYNSEIACPEIHQLLNDGKIFAMGNERSLIVSSKGDGSLVFYTGFNIPELWSRECGIDFSDKIQVINWFKKEYEGWDKVWLELFENASSAFIPRPQYYMPLDQNWEALPNLTMLGDAAHLMPPYAGEGVNMAMLDALELSDCLINSDFTDIKSAIAAYEENMRTRAVEVTEATLESTAALHSPDAISYMINIIS; encoded by the coding sequence ATGAATACGATTGAAAACAAAAAAATTGCAATAGTAGGAGGAGGTCCGGGCGGGTTAACATTGGCCAGGATTTTACAAAACAGAGGTGCAGCAGTAAAAGTATATGAAAGAGATGCAGATAGTGAGGCAAGGCCGAAAGGAGCTACGCTGGATTTGCATTATGAGTCTGGTTTAAAAGCTATTATAGAGGCTGGCTTGATGGATGAGTTTAAGGCGAATTATCGTCCTGGTGCAGATAAACTGCGGATTGTGGATCAGCATGCCAATATTGTTTTTGATGATCAGGGAAATAGAGAAGAGAGTGAAGCAAAGGAAAGCTTCCGTCCTGAAATTGATCGTGGCCCTTTACAACAAATTTTACTGAACTCTTTACTTCCGGGTACAGTAGAATGGGATTGTCGTTTTGTTTCACTCTCTCCACAAAATGAAGGTTGGAAACTGGAATTTCAAAATGGGACTGCTGCTTATGCTGATCTGGTGATTGCTGCGGATGGTGCAAACTCTAAGATCCGACCCTATATGACTCCTGTAAAAGCTATATATTCCGGAGTTACGGTAGTTGAAGGGGCTGTATATAATAGCGAAATAGCATGCCCTGAAATACATCAGCTATTAAATGATGGAAAAATATTTGCAATGGGAAATGAAAGGTCTCTGATTGTAAGCTCGAAAGGAGATGGGAGCCTGGTGTTTTATACAGGATTTAATATACCGGAATTATGGAGCCGGGAATGCGGAATTGATTTTTCTGATAAAATACAGGTAATTAATTGGTTTAAAAAGGAATATGAAGGTTGGGATAAAGTATGGCTTGAATTGTTTGAAAATGCAAGTTCAGCTTTTATCCCCCGTCCACAATACTATATGCCACTGGATCAAAACTGGGAAGCTTTACCTAATCTGACTATGCTGGGCGATGCAGCGCACTTGATGCCTCCTTATGCAGGTGAAGGTGTAAATATGGCTATGCTCGATGCCCTGGAATTAAGTGATTGCCTGATCAATAGTGATTTTACTGATATCAAATCTGCGATTGCTGCTTATGAAGAGAACATGCGTACCCGGGCTGTAGAAGTTACTGAAGCTACATTGGAATCGACCGCTGCTTTACATTCTCCGGATGCTATTTCTTATATGATTAATATTATTAGTTAA
- a CDS encoding NAD(P)/FAD-dependent oxidoreductase, which yields MKEFDIIVIGKGLVGSAAAKYLSFTNKRIAVIGPDEPSDYDKATVFASHYDQARVQRLIGKDKVWTRLNLDSVKQYYTIQEQSGIHFHNPVGCLYVNPAGRDEYLNKAAYLASQFNLDYTAYANGKELAADFNDYHFPESAQGLSEHSPSGLINPRLLLKAQLAIFEQHKGTNFKDTIIDITHHKRGYIVTSQEGHTYQAPKILLAAGSFVNFHNLAAQKLALQVKNEIILLAKVTPEQASELAKLPSLLYEIDNTITEGIYLIQPVQYPDGHYYIKMGCNLPEDIYFDRIEQVQDWFRKGNSDQFIHRLKQALLKILPHIEPLEYLTKRCIINRSVHGRPYIGETNQPGLYVASGCNGYSAMCSDAIGGVAAHLISHRKLPEHYSEKDFEIFYHQE from the coding sequence ATGAAGGAATTTGATATCATTGTTATTGGTAAAGGATTAGTTGGGTCGGCAGCCGCTAAATACCTTTCTTTCACCAACAAAAGAATTGCCGTTATAGGCCCGGATGAACCATCCGATTATGATAAAGCCACAGTTTTTGCAAGTCATTATGACCAGGCACGTGTACAAAGACTGATCGGAAAAGACAAAGTATGGACACGTTTAAATCTGGATTCCGTTAAACAATACTACACCATACAGGAACAAAGTGGCATACATTTCCACAACCCTGTTGGCTGTCTATATGTAAATCCGGCAGGAAGAGATGAATATTTAAATAAAGCAGCTTATCTGGCCAGTCAATTTAACCTTGATTATACGGCCTATGCCAACGGTAAAGAATTGGCTGCGGATTTTAATGATTATCATTTCCCTGAAAGCGCACAGGGTTTATCAGAGCACTCACCTTCAGGTCTGATCAACCCAAGATTGCTGTTAAAAGCGCAATTAGCAATCTTTGAACAGCATAAAGGAACAAATTTTAAAGATACTATTATAGACATTACGCATCATAAACGCGGATATATAGTGACCTCGCAAGAAGGCCATACCTATCAGGCTCCTAAAATATTACTGGCCGCCGGATCGTTCGTGAATTTCCATAATTTAGCTGCTCAGAAACTGGCGTTACAGGTAAAAAATGAAATTATCCTGTTAGCTAAAGTGACGCCTGAACAAGCATCAGAACTCGCAAAACTTCCATCATTGCTTTATGAAATAGATAACACAATCACCGAAGGAATATATCTTATCCAGCCTGTTCAGTACCCGGATGGACATTATTATATAAAAATGGGTTGTAATCTGCCCGAAGACATTTACTTTGATCGCATTGAGCAGGTACAAGATTGGTTTAGAAAAGGAAACAGCGATCAGTTTATCCATAGATTAAAACAAGCACTATTAAAGATATTACCTCATATTGAACCTCTTGAATACCTGACCAAACGCTGCATCATCAACCGTTCGGTACATGGAAGACCGTATATTGGGGAAACCAACCAGCCTGGATTATATGTAGCAAGTGGTTGTAACGGCTATTCTGCTATGTGTTCTGATGCAATTGGCGGGGTAGCTGCCCATTTAATCAGTCATAGAAAATTGCCTGAACACTATTCGGAGAAAGATTTTGAAATCTTTTATCACCAGGAATGA